In the genome of Photobacterium sp. TY1-4, one region contains:
- a CDS encoding GGDEF domain-containing protein, which translates to MQENQEQLIKTLKLYVPDLWSANAHSASFQHTRSGYLRNRVSMLCMVWGVLIVLWAPFDLFFLPEHQGVPAAIARVVLGLFLFMIAKVNNRQTSLHKAQWCMTLMVFGLNLFYLYTMQILNYPVVSSGFQYGYTLLPILHVAILTILPVTLKESLGLLAMTAITQIYVGFQTERLFTPEHIADLWLQNVLALMVIWSQLSKLYMLMRLYRQATLDPLTGIYNRRMLLQLAQKSLKSCEAKDAPFSILLFDIDRFKRINDTWGHSAGDKVLRGFADFMQTQIRKTDLFGRYGGEEFILFLPRCNGEMAEKIAERMLTSIRQLELSSGYDDTTLKITTSIGIATNSGSDTLSSLIERADRALYECKDSGRDCCRFHHVGHLYLGDARRRATA; encoded by the coding sequence ATGCAAGAAAATCAAGAGCAACTGATTAAGACACTGAAACTTTACGTGCCGGATCTCTGGAGCGCCAACGCCCACAGTGCCAGCTTCCAACATACCCGTAGTGGTTACTTACGTAACCGTGTCTCGATGTTGTGTATGGTCTGGGGAGTGCTCATCGTCCTGTGGGCACCATTCGACCTGTTTTTTCTGCCCGAACACCAAGGTGTACCGGCCGCCATCGCCCGTGTGGTCCTCGGGTTGTTTCTGTTTATGATTGCCAAGGTGAATAACCGGCAAACTTCGCTTCACAAAGCCCAATGGTGCATGACCCTGATGGTGTTCGGACTGAACCTGTTTTATCTCTACACCATGCAGATCCTGAACTATCCAGTGGTCTCCAGCGGGTTCCAGTATGGCTATACCTTATTGCCCATCCTTCACGTCGCCATCCTGACCATTTTGCCGGTGACCCTGAAAGAAAGCCTGGGTCTTTTGGCGATGACCGCAATCACCCAGATCTATGTCGGATTCCAGACCGAGCGTTTGTTTACCCCGGAGCATATCGCCGATCTCTGGTTACAGAATGTCCTGGCCCTGATGGTGATTTGGTCCCAGCTGTCCAAGCTCTATATGCTGATGCGTCTTTACCGACAGGCGACGCTTGACCCGCTGACCGGGATCTACAACCGCCGGATGCTGCTGCAACTGGCGCAGAAATCGTTAAAATCCTGCGAAGCCAAAGATGCGCCCTTCTCTATCCTGTTGTTCGATATTGACCGGTTTAAACGAATTAATGATACCTGGGGCCACAGCGCCGGCGATAAAGTCCTGCGCGGTTTTGCCGATTTCATGCAAACGCAGATCCGGAAAACGGACCTGTTCGGTCGTTATGGCGGGGAAGAATTCATTCTCTTTCTGCCGCGCTGTAACGGCGAAATGGCCGAGAAAATTGCCGAACGCATGCTCACTTCAATTCGCCAACTGGAATTGTCCTCAGGCTATGACGACACCACGCTCAAAATTACCACCAGTATCGGCATCGCCACCAACTCCGGGAGCGATACCCTCTCGTCCCTGATCGAGCGTGCCGACCGCGCGCTGTATGAATGTAAAGATTCCGGCCGCGACTGCTGCCGATTCCATCACGTCGGGCACCTGTATCTCGGCGATGCGCGTCGACGGGCTACGGCCTAA